In Crinalium epipsammum PCC 9333, the following are encoded in one genomic region:
- a CDS encoding M23 family metallopeptidase has protein sequence MGVPQIFFSSKKNTKVRIGEVFLKKGLITQAQLEEVLAAQRDSGKKVGDILIQKGLITRKQLDQALTSQYWQNLSASIFLSLGAVTTALPQVAVAQVAPAPRIEEHDQLVKAEQHEKSYLIAEGFVQGSSLSYAAPTSKARGSSSNPDLVSLKSNQNPSAANPLQGFIHPLGKNAPISQGHNGTTHQGRMAYAIDLDVPIGTAVYAMRSGKVVRLEERFADTGGGEDKKSKMNFVLIEHDGGYRSAYLHLKQGFASSVKINVGDRVKAGDLIGYTGNSGWSTGAHLHVEVHQAGEYLTFGQSVPFVFNGASQSGNVAVHQH, from the coding sequence ATGGGTGTGCCTCAAATATTTTTTAGTTCCAAAAAAAATACCAAGGTTCGTATCGGTGAAGTTTTTCTAAAAAAGGGTCTGATTACTCAGGCTCAACTAGAAGAAGTTTTAGCCGCACAGAGAGACAGTGGTAAAAAAGTTGGTGATATCCTAATTCAAAAAGGGCTAATCACTCGCAAACAACTAGACCAAGCATTAACATCTCAGTACTGGCAAAACTTAAGTGCAAGCATTTTCCTTTCACTTGGAGCAGTGACAACAGCTTTACCCCAGGTGGCTGTTGCTCAAGTAGCTCCGGCTCCGCGCATAGAGGAACATGATCAGTTAGTTAAAGCCGAACAGCACGAAAAATCCTACTTAATTGCTGAGGGTTTTGTACAAGGTAGCTCATTAAGCTATGCTGCTCCTACTAGCAAGGCTAGAGGCTCTAGTAGTAATCCCGATCTCGTTTCTTTGAAATCCAATCAAAATCCTAGCGCAGCTAACCCGCTACAAGGGTTTATTCACCCATTAGGAAAAAATGCGCCGATTTCACAGGGTCATAATGGTACGACTCATCAAGGTAGAATGGCGTATGCCATCGACCTAGACGTTCCTATTGGTACTGCTGTTTATGCAATGCGTTCGGGGAAGGTGGTTAGATTAGAGGAAAGATTTGCTGATACAGGTGGTGGAGAAGACAAAAAAAGCAAAATGAATTTCGTGCTGATTGAGCATGATGGAGGTTATCGTTCTGCCTACTTGCACTTGAAGCAAGGATTTGCCTCGTCTGTGAAAATTAACGTGGGCGATCGCGTCAAAGCAGGAGACTTAATTGGCTACACTGGTAACTCAGGTTGGAGTACAGGTGCCCACTTACACGTAGAAGTTCATCAAGCAGGGGAATATTTAACTTTTGGACAGAGTGTGCCGTTTGTATTTAATGGTGCGTCTCAATCTGGTAATGTCGCCGTTCATCAACATTAA
- a CDS encoding PEP-CTERM sorting domain-containing protein, with protein MLKINPNLLLIQEKKSKIKNSNNRRLSLQIVAGTLLLEVCSNGIAPTLAASLASTESITIGNNCTKTLPSSRRESFIKPTSPLVAENPLLQGCTNGIATTLATGLAKDCRETSAPSQGASFVKAVSPVPKSQKLKGLKASNPKSSVDGNLLKLDQLLNSQFPNAISQAPQGLCEVGFGSDTCDVGGGEVLCEVGGVVPPTGNIGGGFVPPLIAAAGGGGLGLAPLLGAVPLLALIRSGSRAETPPGTTPVTPNGTTPVTPNGTTPVTPPGTPPGTPNGTTPVTPNGTTPGTPNGTTPVTPNGTPPGTPPVTPPVTPPGTPPGTPPGTPPGTPPGTPPGTPPGTPPETPPGTPPGTPPETPIAAVPEPSTTLGGVVAIGLGILMKRKYAKISSRKAAKTIREIPPD; from the coding sequence ATGCTGAAAATAAATCCAAATCTTCTTTTGATTCAGGAAAAAAAATCTAAGATTAAGAATAGCAACAATAGACGCTTAAGTTTACAAATTGTCGCAGGCACTCTCTTGCTAGAAGTTTGTAGTAACGGCATAGCGCCAACTCTCGCTGCAAGTTTGGCATCGACAGAATCTATAACGATCGGTAATAATTGTACAAAAACTTTGCCTTCTAGCAGAAGGGAAAGCTTTATCAAGCCAACTTCACCCCTTGTCGCAGAGAATCCCTTGCTACAAGGTTGTACTAACGGCATAGCAACGACTCTAGCGACAGGTTTGGCTAAGGATTGTAGAGAAACTTCGGCTCCTAGTCAGGGGGCAAGTTTTGTCAAGGCAGTTTCACCCGTTCCCAAGAGCCAAAAGCTTAAGGGCTTAAAAGCGTCTAATCCTAAATCGTCTGTAGATGGAAACTTACTTAAATTAGACCAGCTACTAAATAGCCAATTTCCTAACGCTATTAGCCAAGCGCCCCAAGGCTTATGTGAAGTAGGATTTGGATCTGATACTTGCGACGTAGGAGGTGGAGAAGTTTTATGTGAAGTGGGAGGTGTAGTACCACCTACGGGCAATATAGGCGGTGGATTCGTTCCACCACTAATAGCAGCAGCAGGGGGCGGGGGACTAGGTTTAGCGCCTTTGCTAGGAGCGGTTCCTTTGCTAGCACTAATCAGATCAGGCTCGCGAGCAGAAACCCCCCCAGGAACTACGCCAGTAACTCCGAACGGAACTACGCCAGTAACTCCGAACGGAACTACGCCAGTAACTCCGCCAGGAACTCCGCCAGGAACTCCGAACGGAACTACGCCAGTAACTCCGAACGGAACTACGCCAGGAACTCCGAACGGAACTACGCCAGTAACTCCGAACGGAACTCCGCCAGGAACTCCGCCAGTAACTCCGCCAGTAACTCCACCAGGAACTCCGCCAGGAACTCCGCCAGGAACTCCGCCAGGAACTCCGCCAGGAACTCCACCAGGAACTCCACCAGGAACTCCGCCAGAAACTCCACCAGGAACTCCGCCAGGAACTCCGCCAGAAACTCCCATAGCAGCCGTTCCCGAACCTTCAACAACTCTGGGCGGGGTAGTAGCTATAGGTCTAGGAATTTTGATGAAGAGGAAATACGCCAAAATTTCTTCAAGAAAGGCAGCTAAAACTATCAGAGAAATTCCGCCGGATTAA